A DNA window from Phyllostomus discolor isolate MPI-MPIP mPhyDis1 chromosome X, mPhyDis1.pri.v3, whole genome shotgun sequence contains the following coding sequences:
- the CETN2 gene encoding centrin-2, translating to MASNFKKANMASNAQRKRVSPKPELTAEQVQEIRQAFDLFDTDATGTIDVKELKVAMRALGFEPKKEEIKKMITEIDKEGTGKMNFNDFLTVMTQKMSEKDTKEEILKAFKLFDDDETGTISFNNLKRVAKELGENLTDEELQEMIDEADRDGDGEVNEQEFLRIMKKTSLY from the exons ATG GCCTCTAACTTTAAGAAGGCAAACATGGCATCAAATGCCCAGCGAAAAAGAGTGAGTCCTAAGCCTGAGCTTACTGCGGAGCAGGTACAGGAAATCCGGCAAGCTTTTGATCTCTTCGATACTGATGCAACTGGGACTATCGATGTGAAGGAACTTAAG GTGGCAATGAGGGCACTGGGCTTTGAACCCAAGaaagaagagattaagaaaatgaTAACTGAAATTGATAAGGAAGGGACAGGAAAAATGAACTTTAATGACTTTTTGACTGTGATGACTCAGAAAATG TCTGAGAAAGATACCAAAGAAGAGATCCTGAAGGCTTTCAAGCTCTTTGATGATGATGAAACTGGGACAATATCGTTCAACAATCTAAAACGTGTGGCCAAGGAGTTGGGTGAGAACCTCACTGATGAGGAGCTGCAG GAAATGATTGATGAAGCTGATcgagatggagatggagaagtCAATGAGCAAGAGTTCCTACGCATCATGAAAAAGACCAGCCTTTATTAA